Proteins encoded within one genomic window of Streptomyces sp. NBC_01314:
- a CDS encoding ArsA family ATPase, with translation MRTILITGQGGSGRTTVAAATAVEAAREGVRTLVLSADPVDSLGAVLGVATGAEPVRVTPELTAWRPDAAERFRDDLVAFQERATSVLALLGAARLDAEELTPLPGAEELALLRALRDAALSEAYDLLVVDLPPAPQALALLGLPEELRRYLRRLLPPERQAARALRPVLGRLAGVPMPAEWLFETAARWDVELAAVAAVVEDPGTSVRLVAEPGPAGADHVRLASVGLALRALPVDMLIANRVLPEGTHDAWLAGLVAQQRKALAEWEEAPSVPGARPVRGVAHLGHDPRGDDDLAALHVPGAGDVPARVEWTVTDNLGDEGVLVWHIPLPGAIRDELDLVRRGDELVVTAGQFRRIVPLPSALRRCTVDGAALRDGELRIRFAPDPRLWPRTR, from the coding sequence ATGCGCACCATCCTGATCACCGGGCAAGGCGGCAGCGGCCGTACGACGGTCGCCGCGGCCACGGCCGTCGAGGCTGCCCGCGAGGGCGTGCGGACGCTCGTGCTGAGCGCGGACCCGGTCGACAGCCTGGGGGCGGTGCTCGGGGTGGCGACCGGGGCGGAACCCGTGCGGGTCACGCCGGAGCTCACCGCGTGGCGGCCCGACGCGGCGGAGCGCTTCCGGGATGATCTCGTCGCCTTCCAGGAGCGGGCCACGTCCGTGCTCGCTCTGCTGGGGGCGGCCCGGCTGGACGCCGAGGAACTCACACCCCTGCCCGGCGCCGAGGAGCTCGCCCTGCTGCGTGCGTTGCGCGACGCCGCGCTGTCGGAGGCGTACGACCTGCTCGTCGTCGATCTGCCGCCCGCCCCGCAGGCACTCGCCCTGCTCGGTCTCCCCGAGGAACTCCGCCGGTATCTGCGGCGGCTCCTGCCGCCCGAGCGGCAGGCGGCCCGTGCGCTGCGGCCGGTCCTGGGGCGGCTCGCCGGGGTGCCGATGCCCGCCGAGTGGCTGTTCGAGACGGCCGCCCGGTGGGACGTCGAACTGGCCGCCGTCGCGGCGGTCGTCGAGGACCCGGGGACAAGTGTGCGGCTGGTCGCCGAGCCGGGCCCGGCCGGCGCCGACCATGTGCGCCTCGCGAGCGTCGGACTCGCCCTGCGGGCCCTGCCCGTGGACATGCTGATCGCCAACCGCGTCCTGCCCGAGGGCACGCACGACGCCTGGCTCGCCGGCCTCGTCGCCCAGCAGCGCAAGGCGTTGGCGGAATGGGAGGAGGCCCCTTCGGTACCCGGGGCCCGGCCCGTACGGGGCGTCGCCCACCTCGGCCACGACCCCCGCGGCGACGACGACCTCGCCGCCCTGCACGTCCCCGGTGCGGGTGACGTTCCCGCCCGCGTCGAGTGGACCGTCACCGACAACCTCGGGGACGAGGGCGTGCTCGTGTGGCACATCCCGCTGCCCGGCGCGATACGGGACGAGCTGGATCTCGTCCGGCGCGGCGACGAGTTGGTCGTCACGGCCGGGCAGTTCCGCCGTATTGTTCCGCTGCCGTCGGCACTGCGCCGCTGCACGGTCGACGGCGCGGCCCTGCGCGACGGCGAGCTGAGGATCCGTTTCGCGCCGGACCCGCGGTTGTGGCCCCGGACACGGTGA
- a CDS encoding DUF5304 domain-containing protein translates to MSEERPTSDAGRQDAAEEARSAEQTRATDRVRVTDRVRATDSDAWATACEEDLVAEKARRRAKYGPPPGSAAEELRKLVDTVAEKLSGLQSPLLGAVAGGAAQQMVNQVVRQAKAAVEPVIERNPDVFDHLASAGGELLAAYRSAVEAQERRWTNRDTAHREDRDQGDDPGPGERIDLD, encoded by the coding sequence ATGAGCGAAGAGCGCCCCACGTCCGACGCCGGTCGTCAGGACGCGGCCGAGGAGGCGCGGTCGGCCGAGCAGACCCGCGCGACCGACCGGGTGCGTGTGACCGACCGGGTGCGCGCGACCGACTCCGACGCCTGGGCGACCGCGTGCGAGGAGGACCTCGTCGCGGAGAAGGCCCGCCGCCGGGCGAAGTACGGCCCGCCGCCGGGCTCGGCCGCCGAGGAACTGCGCAAGCTGGTCGACACCGTCGCGGAGAAGCTGTCCGGGCTGCAGTCGCCGTTGCTCGGCGCGGTCGCCGGGGGCGCGGCCCAGCAGATGGTCAACCAGGTCGTCCGACAGGCCAAGGCCGCCGTCGAACCCGTCATCGAACGCAACCCGGACGTCTTCGACCATCTGGCCTCCGCCGGCGGCGAACTGCTCGCCGCGTACCGCTCCGCCGTCGAGGCCCAGGAGCGACGCTGGACGAACCGGGACACCGCCCACCGGGAAGACCGCGATCAGGGCGACGATCCGGGCCCCGGAGAGCGCATCGACCTGGACTGA
- a CDS encoding ROK family glucokinase has translation MGLTIGVDIGGTKIAAGVVDEEGNILSTHKVPTPGTPEAIVDAIAAAVEGARAGHEIVGVGIGAAGYVNRERSTVYFAPNIDWRNEPLKEKVEARVGLPVVVENDANAAAWGEYKFGAGKGHRNVICITLGTGLGGGIIIGNKLRRGHYGVAAEFGHIRVVPDGLQCGCGSQGCWEQYASGRALVRYAKQRANATPENAELLLGLGDGTPDGIEGKHISMAARQGDPVAVDSYRELARWAGAGLADLASLFDPSAFIVGGGLSDEGELVLDPIRKSYKRWLVGGNWRPVAEVIAAQLGNEAGLVGAADLAREPDPIM, from the coding sequence ATGGGACTCACCATCGGCGTCGATATCGGCGGTACCAAGATCGCGGCCGGTGTGGTCGACGAGGAAGGCAACATCCTCTCGACCCACAAGGTGCCGACCCCGGGCACGCCCGAGGCGATCGTGGACGCCATCGCCGCCGCCGTCGAGGGCGCGCGAGCCGGACACGAGATCGTCGGTGTCGGCATCGGCGCGGCCGGTTACGTCAACCGGGAGCGGTCGACGGTCTACTTCGCCCCCAACATCGACTGGCGCAACGAGCCGCTCAAGGAGAAGGTCGAAGCCCGCGTGGGCCTGCCGGTCGTCGTGGAGAACGACGCCAACGCCGCCGCGTGGGGCGAATACAAGTTCGGCGCCGGCAAGGGCCACCGCAACGTCATCTGCATCACCCTCGGCACCGGCCTCGGCGGCGGCATCATCATCGGCAACAAGCTGCGCCGCGGCCACTACGGCGTCGCCGCCGAGTTCGGCCACATCCGCGTGGTTCCCGACGGGCTGCAGTGCGGCTGTGGCTCGCAGGGCTGCTGGGAGCAGTACGCGTCGGGCCGGGCGCTCGTCCGCTACGCCAAGCAGCGCGCCAACGCCACCCCCGAGAACGCCGAACTCCTCCTCGGCCTCGGCGACGGCACGCCCGACGGCATCGAGGGCAAGCACATCTCCATGGCCGCCCGCCAGGGCGACCCCGTGGCCGTCGACTCCTACCGCGAACTCGCCCGCTGGGCCGGCGCCGGCCTCGCCGACCTCGCCTCCCTCTTCGACCCGTCGGCGTTCATCGTGGGCGGCGGCCTGTCGGACGAGGGCGAACTGGTCCTCGACCCGATCCGCAAGTCCTACAAGCGCTGGCTCGTGGGCGGCAACTGGCGCCCGGTGGCCGAGGTCATCGCCGCCCAACTGGGCAACGAGGCGGGCCTGGTGGGCGCGGCAGACCTGGCGAGAGAACCCGACCCGATCATGTAG
- a CDS encoding endonuclease/exonuclease/phosphatase family protein, with the protein MTPLPNSRTNPDGSATIRVLSYNIRSMRDDTDALARVITACAPDLVLIQEAPRFFRWRKKLARLAAASQLVTLSGGATASGPALLCNLRATVEHADDVLLPLTPGLHRRGFATAVVRFGRARLGVLSCHLSLQKDERYEQGGLLLDHLAGLGVTHAVAGGDLNERPDGRTFRRLAGGLQDCWTTAPWGGEYSSTPTDPHQRIDAILATPGIEVLGCGVPLDHPGISEDDLRAATDHLPVLAALRVPAES; encoded by the coding sequence ATGACGCCGCTGCCCAACTCCCGCACGAACCCCGACGGTTCGGCAACCATCCGCGTCCTCAGCTACAACATCCGCTCCATGCGGGACGACACAGACGCCCTCGCCCGAGTGATCACCGCCTGCGCCCCCGACCTGGTCCTCATCCAGGAAGCCCCCCGCTTCTTCCGCTGGCGCAAGAAACTCGCCAGGCTCGCGGCGGCCTCCCAGCTGGTCACCCTCTCCGGCGGCGCCACCGCCTCCGGCCCGGCGCTGCTGTGCAACCTCCGCGCCACGGTCGAGCACGCCGACGACGTGCTCCTGCCCCTCACCCCCGGTCTGCACCGACGCGGCTTCGCCACGGCCGTGGTCCGCTTCGGCCGCGCCCGCCTCGGCGTCCTGTCCTGCCACCTCTCCCTGCAGAAGGACGAGCGGTACGAGCAGGGCGGCCTGCTCCTCGACCACCTGGCCGGCCTGGGCGTGACACACGCGGTCGCGGGCGGCGACCTCAACGAGCGACCGGACGGTCGCACGTTCCGCCGCCTCGCCGGAGGACTCCAGGACTGCTGGACCACCGCCCCCTGGGGCGGCGAGTACAGCTCCACGCCCACCGACCCCCACCAGCGCATCGACGCGATCCTGGCCACCCCCGGCATCGAGGTCCTCGGCTGCGGCGTCCCCCTCGACCACCCCGGCATCTCCGAGGACGACCTGAGGGCGGCCACGGACCACCTGCCGGTCCTGGCCGCCCTCCGAGTCCCCGCCGAGTCCTAG
- a CDS encoding CU044_5270 family protein: MRDIDDQRDLRDLADFDAGAPSLDDEARRRGRARLLTTITAPGPDPARRTVFRPGSAVRSRPVLRIALAAVVAGAVTAGVLVTVRDGDGAGRGTTAKPPVVSLPPMRNASARTVLNGAAVYARRHEKPVSPRDDQFVYTKEIIKETDQKTGKTRTHVSENWRSVDGSKRSWVMELSKGWWSPPDDGNGTSWPPQEWGRLQKLPTDPEQLILAIQNDWAPGNEENTSLKNITEEQWWQIYYLIGGLLKLVPVMPEGLRPAAYEALGMVPGVKAVPNQKDAKGRVGVAIVYDDPARPPGSRGYSSNHFIFDPTTYAFLGFRDERSSGGGKNMKTYTQLSYLDSWAIVDKVKQYPSAAG; encoded by the coding sequence ATGCGTGACATCGACGACCAGAGGGACCTGCGGGACCTCGCCGACTTCGACGCGGGGGCTCCCTCACTGGACGACGAGGCCCGGCGGCGGGGGCGGGCCCGCCTGCTCACCACGATCACCGCGCCGGGCCCGGACCCGGCGAGGCGTACGGTCTTCCGGCCCGGCTCGGCGGTACGCAGCCGCCCCGTTCTGCGTATCGCCCTGGCCGCGGTGGTCGCCGGCGCGGTCACGGCCGGTGTCCTGGTCACCGTACGGGACGGCGACGGTGCCGGCCGGGGGACGACCGCGAAGCCGCCGGTGGTGAGCCTGCCGCCGATGCGGAACGCGAGCGCCCGGACCGTGCTGAACGGGGCGGCCGTGTACGCACGCAGACACGAGAAGCCGGTCAGTCCTCGGGACGACCAGTTCGTCTACACCAAAGAGATCATCAAGGAGACCGACCAGAAGACGGGGAAGACGAGGACACACGTCTCCGAGAACTGGCGCTCCGTGGACGGCTCCAAGCGCTCCTGGGTCATGGAGCTCAGCAAGGGGTGGTGGTCGCCGCCGGACGACGGCAACGGGACCAGCTGGCCGCCACAGGAGTGGGGCAGGCTGCAGAAGCTGCCGACCGACCCCGAGCAGCTGATCCTCGCGATCCAGAACGACTGGGCTCCGGGCAACGAGGAGAACACCTCGCTGAAGAACATCACCGAGGAGCAGTGGTGGCAGATTTACTACCTCATCGGCGGACTGCTCAAGCTGGTCCCCGTGATGCCCGAAGGGCTGCGGCCGGCGGCGTACGAGGCGCTCGGGATGGTGCCGGGTGTCAAGGCGGTGCCGAACCAGAAGGACGCCAAGGGACGCGTCGGCGTGGCCATCGTGTACGACGACCCGGCCCGGCCCCCGGGGTCGCGGGGCTACAGCAGCAACCACTTCATCTTCGACCCGACGACCTACGCCTTCCTCGGCTTCCGTGACGAGCGTTCCTCGGGCGGCGGCAAGAACATGAAGACGTACACCCAGCTCTCGTATCTGGACAGTTGGGCGATCGTCGACAAGGTCAAGCAGTATCCGTCCGCCGCGGGCTAG
- a CDS encoding RNA polymerase sigma factor, with protein sequence MTVGPPGVGTRDGDREESDARVIERSRDEPELFAVLYDRYADTVHRYAARRLGPEGAEDLMAETFVTAFQRRYTYDLDRADARPWLFGIATNLVGRHRRAEARRFRALARLPEPVEHEEAVADRAVARAGATEVRRELAAALAGLSARHRDVVLLVAWAGLDYEEAARALDVPVGTIRSRLNRARGRLREALGGSDPTAFREADAHA encoded by the coding sequence ATGACCGTCGGACCGCCGGGCGTCGGCACCCGCGACGGGGACCGCGAGGAAAGTGATGCCCGCGTGATCGAGCGGTCCCGGGACGAGCCCGAGCTGTTCGCCGTCCTCTACGACCGGTACGCCGACACCGTGCATCGTTACGCGGCACGGCGGCTCGGCCCCGAGGGGGCGGAGGATCTGATGGCGGAGACCTTCGTCACCGCCTTCCAGCGGCGGTACACGTACGACCTGGATCGGGCCGACGCCCGCCCCTGGCTGTTCGGTATCGCCACCAACCTCGTGGGCCGGCACCGCCGGGCCGAGGCGCGCCGGTTCCGGGCGCTCGCCCGGCTGCCGGAGCCGGTGGAGCACGAGGAGGCGGTCGCGGACCGGGCGGTCGCCAGGGCCGGTGCCACGGAGGTGCGCCGGGAGCTGGCCGCCGCGCTGGCCGGGCTGTCCGCCCGGCACCGCGACGTGGTGCTGCTGGTTGCCTGGGCCGGCCTCGACTACGAGGAGGCGGCCCGCGCCCTCGACGTGCCCGTCGGCACGATCAGATCCCGGCTGAACCGGGCTCGCGGCAGATTGCGCGAAGCACTGGGCGGATCCGATCCGACCGCTTTCCGAGAGGCAGACGCCCATGCGTGA
- a CDS encoding alpha/beta hydrolase — MPVLPGAEPYHHEGGEVGVLLCHGFTGSPQSMRPWAEYLAARGSTVALPLLPGHGTRWEDLRLTGWQDWYAEVDRELRALRDRCAHVFVAGLSMGGALALRLAAKHGDAVDGVMVVNPANKVHGPAAHALPLLRHFVPTTKGITSDIAKEGVEELGYSHVPLHAAHSLRNFLRLVDGELPQVTQPLLLLHSPRDHVVPPVDSERVLGRVSSTDVTEILLEQSHHVATLDHDAGRIFEESHAFVTRLVAGSDARRVTDSGEAHVKESDAESVQQSDSGSAEQIGPGSLEQREGTATGG; from the coding sequence GTGCCGGTCCTTCCTGGAGCCGAGCCGTACCACCACGAGGGCGGGGAGGTCGGTGTCCTCCTCTGCCACGGATTCACCGGGTCACCCCAGTCCATGCGCCCCTGGGCGGAGTATCTCGCCGCGCGGGGATCGACCGTCGCGCTGCCCCTGCTGCCGGGACACGGCACCCGCTGGGAGGACCTCCGGCTGACCGGCTGGCAGGACTGGTACGCGGAGGTGGACCGCGAGCTGCGGGCCCTGCGTGATCGCTGTGCGCACGTCTTCGTGGCGGGGCTGTCCATGGGCGGCGCGCTGGCGCTGCGGCTGGCCGCGAAGCACGGGGACGCGGTCGACGGCGTGATGGTCGTCAACCCGGCGAACAAGGTGCACGGCCCGGCCGCGCACGCCCTCCCGCTGCTCCGGCACTTCGTCCCCACCACGAAGGGCATCACCAGCGACATCGCGAAGGAGGGCGTCGAGGAGCTGGGGTACAGCCATGTGCCCCTCCACGCGGCGCACTCGCTGCGCAACTTCCTCCGTCTCGTCGACGGCGAACTGCCCCAGGTGACCCAGCCGTTGCTGCTGCTGCACAGCCCGCGGGACCATGTGGTGCCGCCCGTCGACTCCGAGCGCGTCCTCGGCCGGGTGTCGTCGACCGACGTCACGGAGATCCTGCTGGAACAGAGTCACCATGTCGCGACGTTGGACCACGACGCGGGCCGGATCTTCGAGGAGAGTCACGCTTTCGTCACCCGGCTCGTGGCGGGGTCCGACGCGCGGCGCGTGACGGACTCCGGGGAGGCACACGTGAAGGAGTCCGACGCGGAATCCGTACAGCAGTCTGATTCGGGGTCCGCGGAGCAGATCGGTCCGGGATCCTTGGAGCAGAGGGAAGGGACGGCCACTGGTGGCTGA
- a CDS encoding lysophospholipid acyltransferase family protein codes for MKVAIGGPLKVTFRPWVEGLENIPAEGAAILASNHLSFSDSFFLPAVLDRKVTFIAKAEYFTTPGIKGKLTAAFFKGVGQLPVDRSGARGAGEAAIRSGIQVLESGELFGIYPEGTRSPDGRLYRGKPGGLARVALATGAPVIPVAMIDTEKIQPPGKVLPKVMRPGIRIGKPLDFSRYQGMEHDRFVLRALTDEVMYEIMKLSGQEYVDIYATAAKRRIADAAKAEKEADRAARAALAKVEKERTAKQQTAEGRQEQAETRADRDRPAS; via the coding sequence ATGAAGGTCGCTATCGGCGGACCGCTCAAGGTCACTTTCCGGCCCTGGGTGGAGGGCCTGGAGAACATCCCGGCCGAGGGCGCCGCGATCCTCGCGAGCAACCACCTCTCCTTCTCGGACTCGTTCTTCCTCCCCGCGGTCCTCGACCGCAAGGTCACGTTCATCGCGAAGGCCGAGTACTTCACCACCCCGGGGATCAAGGGCAAGCTGACGGCCGCCTTCTTCAAGGGCGTCGGCCAGCTCCCGGTGGACCGCTCCGGCGCGCGGGGCGCGGGTGAGGCCGCGATCAGGAGCGGCATACAGGTCCTCGAGAGCGGCGAGCTGTTCGGCATCTACCCCGAGGGCACCCGCTCGCCCGACGGCCGGCTCTACCGCGGCAAACCCGGTGGCCTGGCCCGCGTGGCCCTCGCCACCGGCGCGCCCGTCATCCCGGTCGCCATGATCGACACGGAGAAGATCCAGCCACCGGGCAAGGTCCTGCCGAAGGTGATGCGCCCCGGCATCCGCATCGGCAAGCCCCTCGACTTCAGCCGCTACCAGGGCATGGAGCACGACCGCTTCGTCCTGCGGGCGCTGACCGACGAGGTCATGTACGAGATCATGAAGCTCTCCGGCCAGGAGTACGTCGACATCTACGCGACCGCCGCCAAGCGGCGGATCGCTGACGCGGCCAAGGCCGAGAAGGAGGCCGACAGGGCCGCCAGGGCCGCCCTCGCCAAGGTCGAGAAGGAACGGACGGCCAAGCAGCAGACGGCCGAGGGCCGGCAGGAACAGGCGGAGACCCGGGCGGACAGGGACCGGCCGGCTTCGTAA
- the macS gene encoding MacS family sensor histidine kinase, which translates to MPEGERVMRMSVEQPLWRALTGYRILTMIYAIGLFVSAYDKFERPWLAVAYFAVLAGWTLATLPKVAGAASCTKRFLAADLTIAIVGIMLTRLADSTVRVEAGGPTLPSIWTAGAVLAFAVKGGWRWAAFASTLVAVANLIHRGAPTRDTIHNVLLVWFVSIAIGYVVEVARASERTLARALEVDAATRERERLARDIHDGVLQVLAMVQRRGNALGGEAAELGRMAGEQEVALRTLVSGGLVPVSRISQDAAQGALVRAVDEQAGDGDAGGPVDLRALLAPYAGAMVTFSEPGGPVPLVPRAARELAAAVGAALDNVREHAGDGARAWILVEDWPDEIVVTVRDDGPGIPEGRLARAEGEGRLGVALSIRGRLRDIGGTAELISVPGQGTEVELKVPKAAQGPKGVRGKAEKR; encoded by the coding sequence ATGCCTGAGGGTGAGCGAGTCATGCGCATGTCGGTCGAGCAGCCGCTGTGGCGAGCGCTCACCGGCTACCGGATCCTGACGATGATCTACGCGATCGGCCTCTTCGTCAGCGCCTACGACAAGTTCGAGCGCCCCTGGCTGGCCGTCGCCTACTTCGCGGTGCTGGCCGGCTGGACGCTGGCGACCCTGCCGAAGGTGGCGGGCGCGGCCAGCTGCACCAAGCGGTTCCTCGCGGCCGACCTCACCATCGCGATCGTCGGCATCATGCTCACCCGTCTCGCCGACTCGACCGTGCGGGTGGAGGCCGGAGGCCCGACGCTCCCGTCGATATGGACCGCCGGCGCGGTGCTGGCGTTCGCCGTCAAGGGCGGCTGGCGCTGGGCCGCCTTCGCCTCCACGCTCGTCGCCGTCGCCAACCTGATCCACCGGGGCGCCCCCACCCGCGACACCATCCACAACGTGCTGCTGGTCTGGTTCGTCTCCATAGCCATCGGATACGTCGTCGAGGTCGCCCGCGCCTCCGAGCGCACCCTCGCCCGCGCCCTGGAGGTCGATGCCGCCACCCGCGAACGGGAACGCCTCGCCCGGGACATCCACGACGGCGTTCTCCAGGTGCTCGCCATGGTCCAGCGGCGCGGAAACGCCCTCGGCGGCGAGGCCGCCGAGCTGGGCCGGATGGCCGGCGAGCAGGAGGTCGCCCTGCGCACCCTGGTCTCCGGCGGCCTGGTCCCCGTCTCCCGGATCTCGCAGGACGCGGCCCAGGGAGCTTTGGTACGCGCGGTGGACGAACAGGCCGGCGACGGCGACGCCGGGGGCCCCGTGGACCTGCGCGCGCTCCTCGCCCCGTACGCCGGCGCGATGGTCACCTTCTCCGAGCCCGGCGGCCCGGTGCCGCTCGTCCCGCGGGCCGCGCGGGAGCTGGCGGCGGCCGTCGGCGCAGCCCTGGACAATGTGCGCGAGCACGCGGGAGACGGGGCGCGTGCCTGGATCCTGGTCGAGGACTGGCCGGACGAGATCGTCGTGACCGTACGGGACGACGGCCCCGGCATCCCCGAGGGACGGCTCGCCCGGGCGGAGGGCGAGGGACGGCTCGGAGTGGCCCTCTCCATCCGGGGACGGCTGCGCGACATCGGCGGTACGGCCGAACTGATCTCGGTGCCCGGCCAGGGCACGGAAGTCGAACTGAAGGTGCCCAAGGCCGCACAGGGGCCGAAAGGCGTACGGGGGAAGGCGGAGAAGCGGTGA
- a CDS encoding response regulator translates to MVVDDHPMWRDAVARDLADAGFDVVATAGDGEQAVRRARAAAPDVLVLDLNLPAKPGVQVCKELVGANPALRVLVLSASGEHADVLEAVKSGATGYLLKSASTEELTDAVRRTAVGDPVFTPGLAGLVLGEYRRLASEPAPAPGADEPKAPQLTDRETEVLRLVAKGLSYKQIAERLVISHRTVQNHVQNTLGKLQLHNRVELVRYAIERGLDDE, encoded by the coding sequence ATGGTGGTCGACGACCACCCCATGTGGCGGGACGCCGTCGCCCGTGACCTGGCCGACGCCGGCTTCGACGTGGTCGCGACGGCGGGCGACGGCGAGCAGGCGGTGCGGCGCGCCCGCGCCGCAGCTCCGGACGTCCTCGTCCTGGACCTGAACCTGCCCGCGAAGCCGGGGGTGCAGGTCTGCAAGGAACTGGTGGGCGCGAACCCGGCGTTGCGGGTGCTGGTCCTGTCGGCGAGCGGGGAGCACGCGGACGTACTGGAGGCGGTGAAGTCCGGCGCGACCGGCTACCTGCTGAAGTCCGCCTCGACCGAGGAGCTGACCGACGCCGTACGCCGCACCGCGGTCGGCGACCCCGTCTTCACCCCCGGCCTGGCGGGCCTGGTCCTCGGCGAGTACCGCCGCCTCGCCTCCGAGCCGGCCCCCGCGCCGGGCGCCGACGAGCCCAAGGCGCCGCAGCTCACCGACCGCGAGACCGAGGTGCTCCGGCTCGTCGCCAAGGGGCTGAGCTACAAGCAGATCGCCGAACGCCTCGTGATCTCGCACCGCACGGTCCAGAACCACGTCCAGAACACTCTCGGCAAGCTCCAGCTCCACAACCGGGTGGAACTGGTCCGCTATGCCATAGAGCGTGGTCTCGACGACGAGTAA
- a CDS encoding 6-phosphofructokinase, with product MRVGVLTGGGDCPGLNAVIRGVVRKGVQEYGYDFVGFRDGWRGPLENDTVRLDIPAVRGILPRGGTILGSSRTNPLKQENGIRRIKDNLAKQEVEALIAIGGEDTLGVAARLSDEYGVPCVGVPKTIDNDLSATDYTFGFDTAVGIATEAIDRLHTTAESHMRVLVVEVMGRHAGWIAIHSGLAGGANVILIPEQRFDVDKVCAWVTSRFKASYAPIVVVAEGAMPKDGQMVLKDGSLDSFGHVRLSGVGEWLSKEIERRTGKEARTTVLGHVQRGGTPSAFDRWLATRFGLHAIDAVRDRDFGKMVALRGTDIIRVPIADATAKLKTVDPELYDEISVFFG from the coding sequence ATGCGCGTCGGAGTACTCACCGGAGGCGGCGACTGCCCCGGGCTCAACGCCGTCATCCGGGGCGTCGTCCGCAAGGGCGTGCAGGAGTACGGCTACGACTTCGTCGGCTTCCGGGACGGCTGGCGGGGTCCGCTCGAGAACGACACCGTCCGCCTCGACATCCCCGCCGTCCGCGGCATCCTGCCCCGCGGTGGCACCATCCTCGGTTCCTCACGCACCAACCCGCTCAAGCAGGAGAACGGCATCCGCCGTATCAAGGACAACCTCGCCAAGCAGGAGGTCGAGGCGCTCATCGCCATCGGCGGCGAGGACACGCTCGGTGTGGCCGCGCGACTGTCGGACGAGTACGGCGTGCCGTGCGTGGGCGTCCCGAAGACGATCGACAACGACCTCTCGGCCACGGACTACACCTTCGGCTTCGACACGGCGGTCGGCATCGCGACGGAGGCCATCGACCGCCTCCACACCACCGCCGAGTCCCATATGCGGGTCCTCGTCGTCGAGGTGATGGGCCGTCACGCCGGCTGGATCGCCATCCACTCCGGCCTGGCCGGCGGTGCCAATGTCATCCTCATCCCCGAACAGCGCTTCGACGTCGACAAGGTGTGCGCCTGGGTGACGTCCCGCTTCAAGGCGTCGTACGCGCCGATCGTGGTCGTCGCGGAGGGAGCCATGCCGAAGGACGGCCAGATGGTCCTCAAGGACGGTTCGCTCGACTCCTTCGGCCACGTCCGCCTCTCCGGGGTCGGCGAATGGCTGTCCAAGGAGATCGAGAGGCGTACGGGCAAGGAGGCCCGTACGACCGTCCTCGGCCACGTCCAGCGCGGCGGCACCCCCTCCGCCTTCGACCGCTGGCTCGCCACCCGCTTCGGCCTCCACGCGATCGACGCCGTGCGTGACCGGGACTTCGGCAAGATGGTCGCCCTCCGCGGCACGGACATCATCCGCGTCCCCATCGCCGACGCGACGGCCAAGCTGAAGACGGTCGACCCCGAGCTGTACGACGAAATCAGCGTCTTCTTCGGCTGA